In the Novosphingobium sp. 9 genome, one interval contains:
- the secG gene encoding preprotein translocase subunit SecG → MFQFLTIVQALVAAALVAVILMQQSEGGGLGTGGSPSGVMSARGAANIMTRLTSILAGVFVLLSIVLASLAVGASSGRQIDTSLQRNIQQQAPASTAPAAPAPAPAATGAAADPLSGAAKQ, encoded by the coding sequence CTGTTCCAATTCCTCACCATCGTTCAGGCACTGGTGGCTGCCGCTCTCGTGGCAGTGATCCTGATGCAGCAGTCCGAAGGTGGCGGTCTTGGCACGGGCGGCAGCCCTTCGGGCGTGATGTCGGCGCGCGGTGCGGCCAATATCATGACGCGCCTGACCAGCATCCTGGCTGGTGTTTTCGTGCTGCTCAGCATCGTGCTCGCCTCGCTGGCTGTGGGCGCAAGCTCGGGCCGCCAGATCGATACCTCGCTGCAGCGCAACATCCAGCAGCAGGCACCGGCTTCGACCGCGCCTGCCGCACCGGCTCCGGCACCTGCCGCGACCGGCGCTGCCGCCGATCCGCTTTCGGGTGCCGCCAAGCAGTAA
- a CDS encoding peptidylprolyl isomerase yields the protein MLSGLRSLIKSKFGVVVAALFLIVIIFAFTSGDLSNFTSSVTGDDSSGSVAVVGGKPIDQQTLTQSMQVAFQRIQQQQPTATMGLMIAQGALDDVLNDLVDRVAVGVWGQKHGIVAGDRLIDSEIASIPAFAGVDGKFSQDTFKQALAQRNITEQSLRDDIAQGLIARQLVVPAGFGTVMPKALAERYAAMLGESREGAIIEVPALAFAPQGDPSAAQLNAYYNAHITRFQRPERRTVRYALFDEAAMKNVPAPTDAEIAAQYQKDQAQYAAQNLRSVTQLIVADQNTANAVEAEVKGGKSLDDVAKAKGLSTAKVGPLDNNAFANQISQPVANAIFAAPSGQLLPPQKGVLGWYVIRIDSVTTKPAQSLDQVKADIAKTLATAKQTAAFSAMLSKIQSQFDGGAGLPDVAKAMGLEVKTSEPITADGKVYGKPQEALAPELVPVIKTAFSMEQNQPQVAEAVRGKSVILFDVSQIDESAPAPLAQIKGDVAQAYKLDAGFDAAKGAALKVRDAVLKAKDPAAGLSAAGKPLPPVQPIGLSRAVLTQMMQQGRQIPPPVSLLFHMAQGTVKVQAAPDKRGWFVVFLKTVKPGAQVPPQAIASAQTELGQQQGDEYTQALTKAIRKDVGVIKHPAAIKTVVQQLGGNAPAASTN from the coding sequence ATGCTTTCTGGTCTTCGCTCCCTAATCAAGTCCAAGTTCGGTGTCGTCGTTGCGGCGCTGTTCCTGATCGTCATCATCTTCGCTTTCACCAGCGGTGATCTGTCGAACTTCACCTCCAGCGTGACTGGCGACGACAGTTCCGGTTCGGTCGCGGTCGTCGGCGGCAAGCCGATCGACCAGCAGACGCTCACCCAGTCGATGCAGGTCGCCTTCCAGCGCATCCAGCAGCAGCAGCCGACCGCGACGATGGGCCTGATGATCGCCCAGGGCGCGCTCGACGACGTGCTTAACGATCTGGTCGACCGCGTGGCCGTGGGCGTGTGGGGCCAGAAGCACGGGATTGTTGCGGGCGACCGCCTGATCGACAGCGAGATCGCCTCGATCCCGGCGTTCGCGGGCGTTGACGGCAAGTTCAGCCAGGACACCTTCAAGCAGGCGCTGGCCCAGCGCAACATCACCGAGCAGTCACTGCGTGACGACATCGCCCAGGGTCTCATCGCCCGCCAGCTGGTGGTGCCTGCAGGCTTTGGCACGGTGATGCCCAAGGCGCTGGCGGAACGCTACGCCGCCATGCTCGGCGAAAGCCGTGAGGGCGCGATCATCGAGGTTCCCGCGCTGGCCTTCGCGCCGCAGGGCGACCCTTCGGCCGCGCAGCTGAACGCCTATTACAATGCGCACATCACCCGCTTCCAGCGCCCCGAACGTCGCACAGTGCGCTATGCCCTGTTCGACGAGGCGGCGATGAAGAACGTGCCTGCGCCGACCGATGCAGAGATCGCCGCGCAGTACCAGAAGGATCAGGCCCAGTACGCCGCGCAGAACCTGCGCAGCGTGACCCAGCTGATCGTCGCTGACCAGAACACCGCCAACGCGGTCGAGGCCGAGGTCAAGGGCGGCAAGTCGCTCGACGACGTGGCCAAGGCCAAGGGTCTGTCGACCGCCAAGGTCGGCCCGCTCGACAACAACGCTTTCGCCAACCAGATCTCGCAGCCCGTCGCCAACGCGATCTTTGCGGCCCCTTCGGGTCAGCTTCTGCCGCCGCAGAAGGGCGTGCTCGGCTGGTACGTGATCCGCATCGACAGCGTGACCACCAAGCCCGCGCAGTCGCTCGATCAGGTCAAGGCCGATATCGCCAAGACGCTGGCCACTGCCAAGCAGACCGCTGCGTTCTCGGCGATGCTGAGCAAGATCCAGTCGCAGTTCGATGGCGGCGCAGGCCTGCCCGACGTTGCCAAGGCGATGGGCCTCGAAGTCAAGACGTCCGAGCCGATCACCGCTGACGGCAAGGTCTACGGCAAGCCGCAGGAAGCGCTGGCACCCGAACTGGTCCCGGTGATCAAGACCGCATTCTCGATGGAACAGAACCAGCCGCAGGTCGCCGAGGCCGTGCGCGGCAAGAGCGTGATCCTGTTCGACGTGTCCCAGATCGACGAATCGGCGCCCGCGCCGCTCGCACAGATCAAGGGTGACGTCGCGCAGGCCTACAAGCTCGACGCCGGGTTCGATGCCGCCAAGGGCGCAGCCCTGAAGGTGCGCGATGCCGTGCTCAAGGCCAAGGACCCGGCAGCGGGCCTCTCGGCGGCGGGCAAGCCGCTGCCCCCGGTCCAGCCGATCGGCCTCTCGCGTGCGGTGCTGACGCAGATGATGCAGCAGGGTCGCCAGATCCCGCCGCCGGTCTCGCTGCTGTTCCATATGGCTCAGGGCACCGTGAAGGTGCAGGCAGCGCCGGACAAGCGCGGCTGGTTCGTGGTCTTCCTCAAGACCGTGAAGCCCGGCGCGCAGGTTCCGCCGCAGGCCATCGCCTCGGCGCAGACCGAACTGGGCCAGCAGCAGGGTGACGAGTACACCCAGGCGCTGACCAAGGCGATCCGCAAGGACGTGGGCGTGATCAAGCACCCCGCCGCGATCAAGACGGTGGTCCAGCAGCTGGGCGGTAACGCGCCCGCCGCCTCGACCAACTGA
- a CDS encoding CTP synthase codes for MARHIFITGGVVSSLGKGLMAASLAALLQARGYRVRIRKFDPYLNVDPGTMSPYQHGEVFVTDDGAETDLDLGHYERFTGVSAHQSDNITSGRIYRDIITKERRGDYLGATVQVIPHVTDQIKDFALDDADDLDFVLCEIGGTVGDIEGLPFVEAMRQLRNELGREQTCFVHVTLVPYIAAAGELKTKPTQHSVRELTGLGIQPDILLCRCDRPLPEGERRKIALFCNVRPQAVIQALDAPNIYAVPLQYHQEGLDAEVLHHFGMEETSVAPDMARWDDITDRYENPEGEVTIGVVGKYVGLPDAYKSLNEALVHGGMANRVKVHIKWIDAELFEKADSEIAAELEPMHGILVPGGFGERGAEGKIASVRFARERNVPFLGICLGMQMACIEGARHAGVAKASSTEFGPTDEPVVGIITEWMGKDGLEQRASGGDLGGTMRLGAYTAELSPNSHVASLYGSTTISERHRHRYEVNASYREQLEGSGLIFAGMSPDGLLPEIVERPDHPWFVGVQFHPELKSRPFEPHPLFAGFIAAALRQARLV; via the coding sequence ATGGCGCGGCATATTTTTATCACCGGCGGCGTGGTCTCCTCGCTCGGCAAGGGTCTCATGGCAGCGAGCCTCGCGGCTCTCCTGCAGGCACGCGGATATCGCGTGCGCATCCGCAAGTTCGATCCCTACCTCAACGTCGATCCGGGCACGATGAGCCCGTATCAGCACGGCGAGGTCTTCGTGACCGACGACGGCGCGGAGACGGATCTCGATCTCGGCCACTACGAGCGCTTCACCGGCGTCTCGGCCCATCAGAGCGACAATATCACTTCGGGCCGCATCTATCGTGACATCATCACGAAGGAGCGCCGTGGCGACTATCTGGGCGCGACGGTGCAGGTGATCCCGCATGTCACCGACCAGATCAAGGACTTCGCGCTTGACGATGCCGACGACCTCGATTTCGTGCTCTGCGAGATCGGCGGGACCGTCGGCGACATCGAGGGCCTGCCCTTCGTCGAGGCGATGCGCCAGCTGCGCAACGAACTGGGGCGCGAGCAGACCTGCTTCGTCCACGTCACGCTGGTGCCCTACATCGCGGCTGCGGGCGAGCTGAAGACCAAGCCGACGCAGCACTCGGTGCGCGAGCTGACCGGCCTCGGCATCCAGCCCGACATCCTGCTGTGCCGCTGCGACCGTCCGCTGCCCGAGGGTGAGCGCCGCAAGATCGCGCTGTTCTGCAATGTGCGTCCGCAAGCAGTCATCCAGGCGCTCGACGCGCCGAACATCTACGCGGTGCCGCTCCAGTACCACCAGGAAGGCCTCGACGCCGAAGTGCTCCATCACTTCGGGATGGAAGAGACTTCGGTGGCCCCCGACATGGCGCGCTGGGACGACATCACCGACCGCTACGAGAACCCCGAAGGCGAAGTGACCATCGGCGTCGTCGGCAAGTACGTTGGCCTGCCCGATGCCTACAAGTCGCTGAACGAGGCGCTCGTCCACGGTGGCATGGCCAACCGCGTCAAGGTCCACATCAAGTGGATCGACGCCGAGCTGTTCGAGAAGGCCGATTCGGAAATCGCTGCCGAGCTGGAGCCGATGCACGGCATTCTCGTGCCCGGCGGCTTCGGTGAGCGCGGCGCAGAAGGCAAGATCGCCTCGGTGCGCTTCGCCCGCGAACGCAACGTGCCGTTCCTCGGCATTTGCCTAGGCATGCAGATGGCCTGCATCGAGGGCGCCCGCCATGCCGGTGTCGCCAAGGCCAGCTCGACCGAGTTCGGCCCGACCGACGAACCCGTCGTCGGCATCATCACCGAGTGGATGGGCAAGGATGGTCTTGAGCAGCGCGCTTCGGGCGGCGATCTGGGCGGCACCATGCGCCTTGGCGCCTACACGGCCGAGCTTTCGCCCAACAGCCACGTCGCCTCGCTCTACGGTTCGACCACGATCAGCGAGCGCCACCGCCACCGCTACGAGGTCAACGCCTCGTATCGCGAGCAGTTGGAAGGCAGCGGCCTGATCTTCGCCGGCATGTCGCCCGATGGCCTGCTGCCCGAGATCGTCGAGCGGCCGGACCATCCGTGGTTCGTCGGCGTACAGTTCCACCCGGAGCTGAAGTCGCGCCCGTTCGAGCCGCACCCGCTGTTCGCCGGTTTCATCGCCGCCGCGCTGCGTCAGGCCCGTCTGGTCTGA
- the tpiA gene encoding triose-phosphate isomerase, whose amino-acid sequence MAALPYIVGNWKMNGTRAMLNELRAIDRAAGRLPRVQVAIAPPATLIFRARDAVELIGIGGQDCHALESGAFTGDVSAPMLRDAGADFTIVGHSERRTLHGESNSDVRAKAEAALSANLGVIVCVGESLDVREAGRALDVVTAQLGESLPLSEQAAEKLSVAYEPIWAIGTGKVCAASDVAEMHAALRAKLVEVYGEAGAQVRILYGGSVKADNAGELLETPEVGGALVGGASLTAESFLAIVGAAAALQD is encoded by the coding sequence ATGGCTGCTCTGCCTTACATCGTCGGCAACTGGAAAATGAACGGCACGCGTGCGATGCTCAACGAGCTTCGTGCGATCGACCGTGCAGCTGGCCGTCTGCCGCGCGTGCAGGTGGCGATCGCGCCGCCCGCCACGCTGATCTTCCGCGCCCGTGACGCGGTCGAACTGATCGGGATCGGCGGTCAGGACTGCCACGCGCTCGAATCGGGCGCCTTCACCGGCGACGTCTCGGCGCCGATGCTGCGCGATGCGGGCGCCGACTTCACCATCGTCGGCCACTCCGAGCGTCGCACGCTCCATGGCGAGAGCAATTCGGACGTACGCGCCAAGGCGGAAGCCGCGCTGTCGGCGAATCTTGGCGTGATCGTCTGCGTCGGCGAAAGCCTAGACGTGCGCGAGGCGGGCAGGGCGCTCGATGTCGTGACCGCGCAGCTGGGCGAGAGCCTGCCGCTGTCCGAGCAGGCGGCGGAGAAGCTGTCTGTCGCCTATGAGCCGATCTGGGCGATCGGCACCGGCAAGGTCTGCGCAGCTTCCGATGTCGCCGAGATGCACGCGGCGCTGCGCGCCAAGCTGGTCGAAGTCTACGGCGAGGCAGGCGCGCAGGTGCGCATCCTCTACGGCGGCTCGGTCAAGGCGGACAACGCGGGCGAGCTGCTCGAAACCCCGGAAGTCGGCGGCGCACTTGTCGGCGGCGCCAGCCTGACCGCGGAAAGCTTCCTCGCCATCGTTGGCGCGGCAGCGGCCCTGCAGGACTGA